The window CATCTCTTTCAAAAAACTCACCTCCCAAAATGATATCTTTTTGGTTTTCTTTAAGGTTTTTGAGGATTTGAAGTTGTAGCCAATGCGCTACACTGTTATTATGTAACTCACCGAAAAATGTAACTTCGGCTTGATTGATGGATTCAAACAGCTGCTTTTCATCAAGCAATTCACCATTACTAGAATAGATTTGATAGATTTTACCCTGAGCATTTACATTTATGCTCAATAAGGAAATAAAAGTGCAAATGAGTAATTTTTTAATCATAGTCTTCAGGATAATTTACAGTCACAACAGAATAGTTGACCACACCACCTATGGCAGGGTTATGTTTTTTGATGGTAATGCAAACTTGCTTTGATGCTGGATAGATCTTCAAAATATCGGTAATAATTAAATGTGCCAAATGCTCTAATAATTTTACAGGTTCGAGCATATGAGATTTTGCTATTTGGTAGATTTTAGCATAATCCACAGTGTCTTTGAGTTGATCATGGAGCATGGCATTTCTAAAATCGGTTTCTACATGAATATCAACTGTGAATCGATTTCCTAGCTTTGTTTCTTCTGAAAAGACACCGTGATATGCATGAAATTCTATTCCTTCAAGTGAAACTTTTCCCATTAGTCAATATCATCAAAAAATGAATTCCCTTTTTTTTCTTTGTTCTTCTCTTCTTCAGGTTTTTGAAGTTCAGGATCTTGATTGATACTCACTTTTTCTTCCATTGAAGCTTGAGTAGGCACTTCTTTTTCAATAACTTCTTCTTGATCATTACCATCTGCAGTGATTTCTTCATCGAGCATTTCTACTTCTTCTGAATCATGTTTTTCAAGCTCAGACTCTTCAATCGTATGAATCTCCATTTTCTCTTCTTCCAAGCTGCTGATATTAGCTATGGTAAATGAATTGGATTTATTCAAAGTTTCTACCATTTCTAAATGAGCCTTGATGTTAACTTTCTTAATGTCATTATTAGAGACAGTGATATTATCTTCAATATCTTCGGCAAGTTTTTTGAGATTTTTTAGGATCAATTCTCTTTGATAAACCAAGGTTTCGTAGCCACTTACTAAGTCTGAAACATCAGCTTTCAATTCTGCCATGATTTGCTTTCCTTTTTGCTCTGCAGATTCTATAAGACTTTGCGATTGAGTTTGGGCGTCATTGAGCATAGCTTGAGCATTTTGTTGTGCTTCCCTTACTATGTGGTCAGCTGCATCATTGGCTTCTTCGATGATGCTTGCTCCTGTATCTTCAGCCGTTTTTAGAGTTCTAAAAAGCGAAGCCTCAACTTCTTTTAGTTTATTTGCTTCTTTGTTGCTCTGTTCTAATTTTTTTTGAAGTTCTTCGTTTTCAACAACTAGTTTTTCCCATTCTTCGGAAAGTTCTTTTAAAAATACATCAACTTCATCTTTGTCATACCCTCTAAAATTTTTCTCAAAGGATTTTTTACGAATTTCTAAGGCTGTTATTTTCATAGTGATTTTATATATCTACTTCCCAAATTGAAATGCTTCTGTCATCGCTGACTGAAATGATTGATTGATTATATGTGCTCCAAAGTACTTTATTGATGGAAGTTCCATGTCCTGCATGCCTGGCCTTATCTATGACTTTGAGTAATTTATGATCCTCAGAATCCCAGATTTTGATGGACTTATCCATACTGCAAGTGATAAAATACTTTCCATCTTCTCTAAACGAAAGATAATTAATTGCAAACATGTGTGCGATCACATTATTTGTTTGCTTGTAAGTTTTGGTGTTCCAAAATTTGAGTGATGCATCACGTCCGCCGCTGACTAGTGTATCATGTAGCGGAGAATAAGCCAAGGCAAAAACCGAATTGGTGTGACCTTCTAAAAGTTGAGAAGGTTTGAAATCAGCTGTATCAATTACTTTGATTGAGTGATCGCTAAATCCAATAGCGATATTTTTTTGGTCGTTATCTACCGCCATCACTCTTGCACTTTTTGAACTAAGCTTGATATGTTTGACAAGTGATTTTTCTTCAATATCTATCACTGTCAGTACACCATCTCCAGTCGCTACAAAAAGAATTCTTCCTACAATTTTGAGATCAAAAATCGATTGATCTGTAATTTTCAAAGACCATACTTCTTTATTTTTATTCAAGTCAATAACATGAATTCCTTCAAAGTTATGTCCGATGAATAATAAGTTTCTTTCTTTATCAACGGTGATTGCATAGACGGAATGAGGTAATTTTGCTATAAGTTTTCCATCTTTCGGATTATCTAAATCCCATTCTACGACCATTCCATCTCCTGACCCGGTATAAAAAAATCTCGGGTCTGATCCCTCAGCGAGTGCATAAATACAATCATTGTGGCCTGTAAGCGTGTGGAGTTTATTAACTTGAATTTTTGACATATATTGCAGAGTAAGCAATTCAAAACCCAAAGAGGGCAATGCAAACAAAAATAGAAAAAATAAGTGCTTTATCGGCCTTGGCGGTCAATAATATTGAAGAAGTCTCCGAAAATGAAGTGACTTTTTTGAGTTTTAGAGAAAAACTCTCCTTATCTAACATCTCACATCCTGATAAAAAGAATGAATGGAAGGCAGCGAGATTAGCTATCAAATATGCACTTGATACTATTTCTCTTCCCTATCCGGGGTTTTACAAAGACGAACACGGGAAGTCCCATGCTATGGATGGTTTTGGATTTGTGTCATTGACGCATACAAAAGGATTGGCAGCGGCTATTTTTCACAAAGACATGCCGGTTGGAATTGATTTGGATTATGTTAGGGAAAAGATAGTCCGTCTTGGCCCCAAGTTTCTAGATCCTAGTGAACTTGAATTTTTGAATAATGACCCTCTGCTCTATACAATCGCATGGTCTGCCAAAGAGTCTATTTATAAATGTCAAGGAAGAAAGGGGATTAGTTTGAAAGAAAATATCCTTTTAAAGCCATTCTCAATTCAAGATGATTTGATATCTGGGAAAATTCATCAGACTGATCATTCTGATCATTTTTATCAAGTAAAAGCCGAAGTAGAAAAAGAAATGGTACTTACTTATACAATTTGGTAGCTTGTTTGTAGGTATATTTACTATAGTTTCAAAAATCATCCAAATTATGAAAACCACAGCCATTTTAATAGCCTTTATTTTGAGCTTTACCTTTTCGGCAAAAGCACAACTCGTAGAAAATTTTAATTCGGTAGACATTCTTACCGGGCAAAATTTTGAACTGAAAAATTATGCCGAAGCCAAGGCTGTTATTTTGGTTTTTACAAATTTGTCATGTCCATTTTCAAAATTATATGAAAATAGGATTATTGACCTGAAAAATAAATTTTCGAATGACAATATGGTTTTTGCTATGGTAAATCCACATTTTGGTAATGATGAAGATGAAAATAAAGAAGCCATTGAGAAAAGGTTTGCTGAGAGAATTTCCAATTTCCCAATTCTTAATGATGGTCAACAAGCTTTGACAAAACAACTTCAAGTAACAAAATTACCTGAGGTGATTGTCATTACCCCAAGTCAAACTGGCTTTTCCATTGCCTATCGTGGCGCGATTGATAATAATCCACAAGTTCCGGAAAGTTCAAATATGAAATATCTTGAAAATGCGCTGGAAAGTATCCAAAACAAGAAGAATCCAAGTCCGAGTTCAAGTAGGCCAGTGGGATGTAATATTCGCTTGATCAATTGAAAAAGCTCAATTTCTC is drawn from Belliella baltica DSM 15883 and contains these coding sequences:
- the folB gene encoding dihydroneopterin aldolase; protein product: MGKVSLEGIEFHAYHGVFSEETKLGNRFTVDIHVETDFRNAMLHDQLKDTVDYAKIYQIAKSHMLEPVKLLEHLAHLIITDILKIYPASKQVCITIKKHNPAIGGVVNYSVVTVNYPEDYD
- a CDS encoding DivIVA domain-containing protein → MKITALEIRKKSFEKNFRGYDKDEVDVFLKELSEEWEKLVVENEELQKKLEQSNKEANKLKEVEASLFRTLKTAEDTGASIIEEANDAADHIVREAQQNAQAMLNDAQTQSQSLIESAEQKGKQIMAELKADVSDLVSGYETLVYQRELILKNLKKLAEDIEDNITVSNNDIKKVNIKAHLEMVETLNKSNSFTIANISSLEEEKMEIHTIEESELEKHDSEEVEMLDEEITADGNDQEEVIEKEVPTQASMEEKVSINQDPELQKPEEEKNKEKKGNSFFDDID
- a CDS encoding WD40 repeat domain-containing protein, with the translated sequence MSKIQVNKLHTLTGHNDCIYALAEGSDPRFFYTGSGDGMVVEWDLDNPKDGKLIAKLPHSVYAITVDKERNLLFIGHNFEGIHVIDLNKNKEVWSLKITDQSIFDLKIVGRILFVATGDGVLTVIDIEEKSLVKHIKLSSKSARVMAVDNDQKNIAIGFSDHSIKVIDTADFKPSQLLEGHTNSVFALAYSPLHDTLVSGGRDASLKFWNTKTYKQTNNVIAHMFAINYLSFREDGKYFITCSMDKSIKIWDSEDHKLLKVIDKARHAGHGTSINKVLWSTYNQSIISVSDDRSISIWEVDI
- a CDS encoding 4'-phosphopantetheinyl transferase family protein; amino-acid sequence: MQTKIEKISALSALAVNNIEEVSENEVTFLSFREKLSLSNISHPDKKNEWKAARLAIKYALDTISLPYPGFYKDEHGKSHAMDGFGFVSLTHTKGLAAAIFHKDMPVGIDLDYVREKIVRLGPKFLDPSELEFLNNDPLLYTIAWSAKESIYKCQGRKGISLKENILLKPFSIQDDLISGKIHQTDHSDHFYQVKAEVEKEMVLTYTIW
- a CDS encoding thioredoxin-like domain-containing protein; translated protein: MKTTAILIAFILSFTFSAKAQLVENFNSVDILTGQNFELKNYAEAKAVILVFTNLSCPFSKLYENRIIDLKNKFSNDNMVFAMVNPHFGNDEDENKEAIEKRFAERISNFPILNDGQQALTKQLQVTKLPEVIVITPSQTGFSIAYRGAIDNNPQVPESSNMKYLENALESIQNKKNPSPSSSRPVGCNIRLIN